The Ornithorhynchus anatinus isolate Pmale09 chromosome X5, mOrnAna1.pri.v4, whole genome shotgun sequence nucleotide sequence TTTCAGCTTCTGTCTCTTGGCTTCCAAGACCCTGCTCTTGCCCTTCCTGTTCAAATCTTTTTTCTTCCAGTTGTCTGAGACATCATACTGAACAAAAACAACACCTAAAATGATTATCCTGGCCTCATCCTTACCTACCGTGTGCAgcacattctactaagtgcttgggaaaatacaatacaaaagagttggtagacatgatcctggttCTCAAACACCTTACAGTtcagcaaggagcttacaatctactgaaatgtccttggcacatagtcataTTGAATGCTATTTAGAGACACAGTAGTCTTTAATTGGATATTCTAGGTTCTTCCACATTTCCACTTGATTAACAGCAACTCAGCGTGAGCTAAACCAAACTTAAACCACCTAGAAATGTCCTGGCATCTTTTCTATTGTTTTAAGTCGGGGATGAGGTTGATGAAGTTGATGAAGTGATAATTATGGCGATGCTGATGGTACAGTGATGATCGTGTTCCtgaaaatgatgatgacagtagtgataatgagactgagaatgatggTTATCTGTTGCCTCAATGCTAGCAAAATGAAACAGTGGATACAGACCAAATGGATGGATAAAGaggaatgaaagagaaaagggcAAAGTTGGTGAGAGAACAGGGATGTTGTGGATGAGGGTCTTTATCCTGAGAAGTGATGGTCTATATTGGTCAGTAAGTATGTCTTATTGGTCACTTGACCGCCATCTTCCTTGAGAGCATCTCCATTGGAAACACAAGGATACAGGAAAGCAGGAAGATAGTGTATCCATGTTGAAAGGACCAGGTAGACAGTGAAATCTCTCAAATCAGTTCTCTCAGTGTAGGTTTCACTAGTCCTTTCCTTCAGCATCTTCTGCTCTCCATGACTGGTGTCTTCACAGAGAATGGGTGAGCAGAGAAATAGACAAAGAGCTGACCTGTTGTTTGTCACTAGAATCCAGGGGACAAGTGATTTCTCATCTTTTTAAGGATGCCCAGAATGCTAAGGATCCGGGGATCTTTGCTGATCAGTATGAAGGGGCAGATGAAGGTGTAACAAGCACCCAGAATTAATACCATATCATAAAGCCTCAAATCATTCTCCAGCAAAGAATACATTATCAGATTGAGGCTGGAGTTGATGCAGTAAAAGCAAACAAAGGAAATGACCAGGAGCAGGATGGTCTGGGTGGCTTTGGCCGCTGCAGAAgatttgggggagaggctggtgcTGTGGATATGCTGGACTTGCTTCTGGTGTTGTTGTAGTACCATCACCATGTAGCCACTAGTTGAGCTCatgagaaacacagagaagtgatctctCATAGTCATGAGACTTAAAAAAGCACCGTTATTCAAGTCACTTCCCCGCATGGCAGTGGAACAGGACTGACTTCTGTAAACACTGACAGTGGTGCTGAAATTCTTAATGCCTATTACGATCTTTAGAACTAAATTCATATCAACTAGCAGATTGAGaatccagaagaagaggaaggaaggcaggatgcATCTGGAAGCTCTGGGTTTGAGCCAGGCCCAGTGGGAAGTGTTGGGACTGATGAAAATGGCCTGGAACACGCTAAGACACATTGTGCAGATGGAAAGGCCCCTGGCCACCCTCCTGATGTACAAGATGATCTGGCACCATATGGTGCCTATGAGAGTCTTCAGTCCAAAGGCCATCACTACTCCGGGGGCACATTGGGTGAGAAGCATTACTGTATTGGCCATGGTCAGGTGGGTGAGGATCAGGTGTGTGGACTTCTTCTGATGGGGATGAGATATGAAGATGTTGATATACAATATGAGCAGCGTTGAATTTCCCAGGAGCCCAAAGCCGGTCTGAGCCAGGAAGAAAATCATCCAAACCAGGTCATTCACCACTTTTTTCTTGATTTCTGTTAAGCCTAGAGGACCTTAAAAATGACAAACCCATTAGAATGCCTCAGTGCTAAACCCTTATTTAATAGAATTTGAGAAACCTAGGATCATGGTTCTATTTTCTTTGTCCACTCATTTTTCTCTCCACCAACACTCTTTTTGATTCACTTGGGACACTTTTCCTTCACTGAATCTGAGCTATGATCTCCATATAGCCCCAACCTTCTTAATGCCATGGCTAGAGGGCTATAGTCtcccctgatcctcctcgacttctcatctgcctttgatgctgtggaccactcccctcctccttgaAATATTGGCAGACTTTGGATTTTCTGAGATAGAATTAACCTGGATCTCCTACCTCTCTGCCTAGTCCTTCTCATTTTCACTTTTCTGCCTCATCTTATTTCAGGAAGGGTAAAGCAAGACTCTTCGCTTGAtcacctcacctcctcactcTACACTCACACTTCGGTGCTTTCAACTAGCACCTTGACTCAGATGATGACTGCCGAATCTACCTCTCCAAACTTCTACATCTCCTTTTGCCTCTGGGATCTTGGCTGCTTCACTGGCACTTCAAACTCAAGGTACCCTACATGCCCCTAAACTTTCACATCTTAGTCAGTAGCTTGATTAGTGGAAAAGGTACAGGGCTTAAAGACAGAcaaactgagttctaatcacaactctgccacttgactactgtgtgacctggggcaagtctctttacttctctttggctcagtttcctcatctttaaaagtggggttaaatacccattctccctcccgcttgggcagtgagctccatgtgagaaaaAGCCTGTATacaatatgattagcttgcagGCAAGGGACAGCGATGGCATTGTGAACCTAgattctctgaccctcaggctcaCACAAgtcaaaggaaagaaaaacaagcaGACTTACTGCTTGTATCTGGGTCATTCAatgaatcagtcagccaatcaatgtcATTTTTGAGTGAatagtgtagagagcactgttttaagcacttgggaataatgcaatagaattggtcaacacaatccatgcccacaaaaaC carries:
- the ORNANAV1R3252 gene encoding vomeronasal 1 receptor ornAnaV1R3252, whose product is MIFFLAQTGFGLLGNSTLLILYINIFISHPHQKKSTHLILTHLTMANTVMLLTQCAPGVVMAFGLKTLIGTIWCQIILYIRRVARGLSICTMCLSVFQAIFISPNTSHWAWLKPRASRCILPSFLFFWILNLLVDMNLVLKIVIGIKNFSTTVSVYRSQSCSTAMRGSDLNNGAFLSLMTMRDHFSVFLMSSTSGYMVMVLQQHQKQVQHIHSTSLSPKSSAAAKATQTILLLVISFVCFYCINSSLNLIMYSLLENDLRLYDMVLILGACYTFICPFILISKDPRILSILGILKKMRNHLSPGF